In Lapillicoccus jejuensis, the DNA window CCGTCCACGGCACGCCGCCGCGGTCGAGCGCCACCGTCGCCGGGGTCCCGCCGGCCACCGCCTTCCTCGCCACGCGGTGAGTATGCCGCCCGTCGGTAGGGTGGCGCCCGTGAGCCGCCGACCGACCCGCCGCCCGTCGAGCGAGGAGCCGCCGCGGCGGCGCCGCGGCCGGCGCGAGGGCGAGCTGACCGTCGACGAGCTCGCCGCGCAGACGGGGATGACGGTGCGCAACGTGCGGGCCTACTCCTCGCGCGGGCTGCTCCCACCCCCGCGGCTGGAGGGCCGGACCGGTTACTACGGACCCGACCACGTCGCCCGGCTCACGCTCGTGCGCGAGATGCTCGACCAGGGCTACACGCTGGCCGCCGCCGAGAAGCTCATCACCGCCGCCCCCGGCAGCGGCACCCAGGCGCTCGGGCTCTACCACGCCCTCATGAGCCCCTGGGACGGCGTCGAGGAGGAGGTCGTCGAGCCGCGGTCGCTGGCCCGCGAGGCCGGGATCGCCTACGACCCCGAGCTCGTACGACGCCTCGTCGACCTCGACCTCGCCACGGAGACCGAGGACCTGCGGCTGCGGATCGCCAACCCCACGCTCGTGCGGGCCGGGTTGCGGGTGATCGCCGCCGGCGTCCCGGCCGAGCGGGTGCTCGACATCGTGCCGACGCTGCGCGGGCACGCGGACGCGGTGTCGCGGCTCTTCGTGCAGCTCATCTGGGACTCGCTGTGGAAGGACTTCGTCGACGCCGG includes these proteins:
- a CDS encoding MerR family transcriptional regulator, with protein sequence MSRRPTRRPSSEEPPRRRRGRREGELTVDELAAQTGMTVRNVRAYSSRGLLPPPRLEGRTGYYGPDHVARLTLVREMLDQGYTLAAAEKLITAAPGSGTQALGLYHALMSPWDGVEEEVVEPRSLAREAGIAYDPELVRRLVDLDLATETEDLRLRIANPTLVRAGLRVIAAGVPAERVLDIVPTLRGHADAVSRLFVQLIWDSLWKDFVDAGMPARQWPRMQQSFEEIIPLAGQALLAAFQDSLGTAITTAMRDALPDETADDDTDPDDTDPDETDPDDTDPDGALVGDPDEGDR